One Lemur catta isolate mLemCat1 chromosome 15, mLemCat1.pri, whole genome shotgun sequence genomic window carries:
- the GPATCH8 gene encoding G patch domain-containing protein 8 isoform X2, translating to MGMGRMEMELDYAEDATERRRVLEVEKEDTEELRQKYKDYVDKEKAIAKALEDLRANFYCELCDKQYQKHQEFDNHINSYDHAHKQRLKDLKQREFARNVSSRSRKDEKKQEKALRRLHELAEQRKQAECAPGSGPMFRPTTVAIDEEGGEDDKDESATNSGTGATCGLGSEFSTDKGGPFTAVQMTNTTGLTQAPGLGSPGISFGIKNNLGTPLQKLGVSFSFAKKAPVKLESIASVFKDHAEEGTSEDGTKPDEKGSDQGLQKVGDSDGSSNLDGKKEDEDPQDGGSLASTLSKLKRMKREEGAGAVEPEYYHYIPPAHCKVKPNFPFLLFMRASEQMEVDNSTHPKNVPESKKGSSPKPKACIKMAASQGAEKTVSEVSEQQKETSVTESSEPGSKAEAKKALRGDVSDENLEGQSQKASEVQMCESNPSKETCLAITTGKESQEGPKHPTGPFFPVLSKDESTALQWPSELLIFTKAEPSISYSCNPLYFDFKLSRNKDARGKGTEKPKDIGSSSKDHLQGLDPSESVKTKEGGEKVVHSSGGKMDALASGSACSGLNKQEPGGSHGSETEDTGRSLPSKKERSGKSHRHKKKKKHKKSSKHKRKHKADTEEKSSKAESGEKSKKRKKRKRKKNKSSAPADSERGPKPEPPGSGSPAPPRRRRRAQDDSQQRSLPAEEGNSGRKDEGGGGSSSQDHGGRKHKGELPTSSCQRRAGTKRSSRSSHRSRPSSGDEDSDDASSHRLHQKSPSQYSEEEEEEDSGSEHSRSRSRSGRRHSSHHSSRHSYSSSSDASSDQSCYSRQRSYSDDSYSDYSDRSRRHSKRSHDSDDSDYASSKHRSKRHKYSSSDDDYSLSCSQSRSRSRSHTRERSRSRGRSRSSSCSRSRSKRRSRSTTAHSWQRSRSYSRDRSRSTRSPSQRSGSRKGSWGHESPEERRSGHRDFIRSKIYRSQSPHYFRSGRGEGPGKKDDGRGDDSKGTGPPSQNSNIGTGRGSESDCSPEDKNSVTAKLLLEKIQSRKVERKSSVSEEVQATPSKAGLKLKDPPQGYFGPKLPPCLGNKPVLPLIGKLPATRKPNKKCEESGLERGEEQEQSETEEGPPGSGDAPFGHQFPSEETAGPLSDPPPEEPKSEEATADHPVAPLGTPAHSDCYPGDPTISHNYLPDPSDGDTLESLDSSSQPGPVESSLLPIAPDLEHFPSYAPPSGEPSIESTDGAEDASLAPLESQPITFTPEEMEKYSKLQQAAQQHIQQQLLAKQVKAFPASAALAPATPALQPIHIQQPATASATSITTVQHAILQHHAAAAAAAIGIHPHPHPQPLAQVHHIPQPHLTPISLSHLTHSIIPGHPATFLASHPIHIIPASAIHPGPFTFHPVPHAALYPTLLAPRPAAAAATALHLHPLLHPIFSGQDLQHPPSHGT from the exons AGATTAAAAGATCTCAAGCAGAGAGAGTTTGCTCGAAATGTCTCTTCAAGATCCCGCAAGGAtgagaaaaaacaggaaaaagcccTTCGGCGGCTCCATGAGTTGGCAGAGCAAAGAAAACAAGCTGAATG TGCACCTGGAAGTGGTCCCATGTTTAGACCAACCACAGTGGCTATAGATGAAGAAGGTGGAGAAGATGATAAGGATGAATCAGCTACAAATAGTGGCACAGGTGCTACTTGTGGCCTGGGATCTGAATTCTCCACAGATAAAGGAGGCCCTTTCACTGCAGTACAAATGACTAATACCACTGGACTAACACAGGCTCCTGGGTTAGGCTCCCCAGGCATCAGCTTTGGCATTAAGAATAATCTGGGGACCCCACTGCAAAAATTGGGAGTATCATTTTCCTTTGCCAAGAAGGCTCCTGTCAAACTCGAATCAATAGCATCAGTTTTCAAGGACCATGCAGAGGAAGGGACCTCTGAAGATGGAACAAAACCTGATGAGAAGGGTTCTGACCAAGGACTGCAGAAGGTGGGAGACTCTGATGGTAGCAGTAATCTTGATGGTAAAAAAGAGGATGAAGACCCTCAGGATGGAGGGTCCCTTGCCTCAACATTATCCAAATTAAAAAGGATGAAGCGAGAAGAAGGTGCTGGGGCTGTAGAGCCAGAGTATTACCACTACATCCCCCCAGCACACTGCAAAGTAAAACCTAATTTTCCCTTCCTGCTCTTTATGAGAGCCAGTGAACAAATGGAAGTTGACAATAGTACGCATCCAAAGAATGTCCCAGAGAGCAAAAAAGGCAGTTCTCCCAAGCCTAAAGCCTGCATCAAGATGGCAGCAAGCCAGGGAGCAGAAAAGACAGTCAGCGAAGTCTCCGAGCAGCAGAAGGAAACCAGTGTGACCGAGTCCTCAGAGCCTGGAAGCAAAGCTGAGGCAAAGAAGGCCTTGAGAGGAGATGTAAGTGATGAGAATTTAGAGGGTCAAAGCCAAAAGGCTTCAGAGGTCCAAATGTGTGAGTCTAATCCTTCTAAAGAAACTTGTCTGGCCATCACAACAGGGAAAGAAAGCCAGGAGGGACCCAAACATCCTACTGGTCCCTTCTTCCCAGTTTTGAGCAAAGATGAAAGTACTGCCCTCCAGTGGCCATCAGAACTATTAATTTTCACCAAGGCAGAACCCTCCATTTCGTACAGTTGTAATCCTCTGTACTTTGACTTTAAACTTTCAAGGAACAAAGATGCCAGAGGTAAAGGGACAGAAAAACCAAAGGATATAGGAAGCTCCTCAAAGGACCATCTCCAAGGCCTAGATCCTAGTGAGTCAGTTAAAACCaaggaagggggagagaaagtAGTACATTCCTCAGGAGGCAAAATGGATGCACTTGCTTCAGGATCTGCCTGTAGTGGCCTAAACAAGCAGGAACCTGGGGGCAGCCATGGGTCAGAGACAGAAGACACGGGGAGAAGCCTTCCTAGCAAGAAAGAACGATCTGGGAAGTCCCAccgacacaaaaagaaaaagaagcacaaaaaATCCAGCAAACACAAACGTAAACACAAGGCTGACACAGAAGAGAAAAGCTCTAAGGCAGAGTCTGGGGAGAAATCTAAGAAGCGCAAGAAACGAAAACGAAAGAAGAATAAGTCATCAGCCCCAGCAGATTCTGAACGAGGACCCAAACCAGAACCCCCTGGGAGTGGCAGTCCTGCACCACCAAGAAGACGGCGGCGAGCTCAAGATGACTCCCAGCAGAGATCCCTCCCAGCTGAAGAAGGAAACAGTGGCAGGAAGGATGAAGGTGGGGGTGGTAGCAGCTCCCAAGATCATGGTGGGAGGAAACACAAAGGTGAACTTCCAACTTCATCCTGCCAGCGAAGAGCTGGCACCAAACGGAGCAGCCGGTCTAGCCATCGGAGCCGACCCAGTAGTGGAGATGAGGATAGCGATGATGCTTCATCACACCGGCTGCACCAGAAGTCTCCGTCCCAGTacagtgaggaggaagaggaggaagactcAGGCAGCGAGCATTCCCGTAGCCGCTCACGGTCTGGCCGACGCCATTCCTCACATCATTCCTCCCGGCATTCTTACTCAAGTAGTTCAGATGCTTCTTCAGACCAGAGCTGCTATAGTAGGCAGCGCAGTTACTCTGATGACAGCTACAGTGATTATAGTGATCGATCACGAAGGCACTCCAAGCGTTCCCACGACTCAGATGACTCAGACTATGCCAGCTCCAAGCACCGATCCAAACGGCACAAATACTCATCTTCTGATGATGATTATAGCCTCAGTTGCAGCCAATCCCGAAGCCGATCTCGGAGTCATACCAGAGAACGCTCAAGATCTCGGGGACGCAGCCGCAGTAGCAGTTGTAGTCGCAGTCGGAGTAAGCGGAGAAGCCGCAGCACCACAGCCCACAGCTGGCAACGGAGCCGGAGCTATAGCCGAGACCGCAGCCGCAGCACCAGGAGCCCTTCCCAGAGATCAGGCTCCAGGAAGGGATCTTGGGGTCACGAAAGCCCTGAGGAGAGGCGTTCTGGGCATCGAGACTTCATTCGTTCTAAGATCTACCGCTCCCAGTCCCCCCACTATTTCCGATCAGGCCGTGGAGAAGGTCCTGGGAAGAAAGATGATGGCAGAGGAGATGACAGTAAAGGGACAGGCCCACCCTCCCAAAACAGCAACATTGGTACAGGAAGGGGGTCAGAAAGTGACTGCAGCCCTGAAGACAAGAACTCTGTCACTGCCAAACTGCTGTTGGAGAAGATCCAGTCAAGAAAAGTGGAGAGGAAATCCAGTGTGAGTGAGGAGGTGCAGGCCACCCCTAGTAAAGCTGGGCTCAAGCTCAAGGACCCCCCTCAAGGTTATTTTGGGCCCAAGCTCCCCCCCTGTCTTGGCAATAAGCCTGTCCTTCCACTGATAGGGAAGCTCCCAGCTACCCGAAAGCCCAACAAGAAATGTGAAGAGTCTGGCTTGGAAAGGGGGGAAGAGCAAGAACAGTCAGAGACGGAAGAGGGCCCCCCAGGGAGTGGTGATGCCCCATTTGGGCATCAGTTCCCCTCAGAGGAAACAGCTGGCCCCTTATCAGACCCACCCCCAGAAGAGCCAAAGTCTGAAGAAGCTACTGCTGATCACCCTGTGGCTCCACTAGGCACGCCAGCACACTCTGACTGCTACCCTGGGGACCCAACCATCTCCCATAACTACCTCCCTGACCCCAGTGATGGGGACACCCTAGAATCCCTGGATAGCAGCAGTCAACCAGGTCCTGTGGAATCCAGCTTGCTGCCTATAGCACCAGATCTTGAGCACTTCCCCAGTTACGCACCTCCCAGTGGGGAACCTAGTATTGAGTCAACAGATGGGGCCGAGGATGCTTCACTGGCCCCGCTGGAGAGCCAGCCCATCACCTTCACTCCTGAGGAGATGGAGAAGTACAGCAAGCTCCAGCAGGCTGCTCAGCAACACATCCAGCAGCAGCTTCTAGCCAAGCAAGTAAAGGCGTTTCCAGCCTcagctgccctggccccagccacACCAGCCCTACAACCCATCCACATTCAGCAGCCAGCCACAGCCTCTGCCACCTCTATCACAACTGTTCAGCATGCCATCTTACAACACCAtgctgcagcagctgctgctgctattgGCATTcacccccaccctcatccccagcCACTTGCCCAGGTACACCATATTCCCCAGCCCCATCTGACCCCCATTTCCTTGTCCCACCTCACTCACTCAATCATCCCTGGCCACCCTGCCACCTTTCTCGCTAGCCATCCCATCCACATCATTCCTGCGTCAGCCATCCATCCTGGGCCCTTCACCTTCCACCCTGTCCCACATGCTGCCCTCTACCCTACACTACTTGCCCCACGGCCTGCTGCAGCAGCTGCCACTGCCCTCCACCTTCACCCATTACTTCACCCCATCTTCTCAGGTCAGGACCTGCAGCACCCCCCTAGCCATGGCACATAG